The following are from one region of the Ornithorhynchus anatinus isolate Pmale09 chromosome X1, mOrnAna1.pri.v4, whole genome shotgun sequence genome:
- the IL17RC gene encoding interleukin-17 receptor C isoform X2 yields the protein MIVPWLLFSLVLCCSPGVLPLERLAGPEDDARCSQGLSCRLQEKDMLCLPGSVVPAPGPVLVPTHMQTEVVLRCQEESNCTPCVRVKLQLAIRGNLEDGKEGKIGGGTEMVSGSSTRNASLHAHVVLSFHTYLTTRCALLEVEVPDALIQPSQQVGSLVFDCFEAVVGGEVRIWSYTLPRYQAELNHTQQLPDCIGPDVRDSVQSCWTLPWLNVSAEGDAAQLVLDVSAGQHYSLLLYWNQTQGSQKSRVHQDLTGPQTITLNNTDLVPCLCIQMWPQLQDSIRTSLCPFQEDPRAHRNLWSLSRLQLQLFDMTLSWLVEAPCAVPAEVALCWRLVDSDLCHSLPPHFPRENLSVNSPQEYPMLKAHPNLCVQVWSRGQLQLQECPPEDALGPPRDDVLLLETRDTQETGAFCALEPSGCTLLPSTTHTRVAFLGEQLLKDLQAGQCVQLWDGPVALWVCSLQKYTHVRWALAWLACLLTAACVLLLLLLLKRDRVKGWLQILKEDFRSGGPCQGRSTLLLYSPDDRGFERLVGALASALHRLQLSVAVDLWHRQELSARGPLAWFHAQRRQVLQDGGVVVLLFSHGAVAFCQEWLQAGSPSEVPPGAEPHDAFAASLSCVLPDFLAGRAAGRYVAVCFEELLPPQAVPDLFRTVPIFALPSQLPAFLGALEGPDRACRESLKSHAAQIAQSLQPALRECLRSEIAPAQPGPGTSPLPRKHSYGPTDNESSAL from the exons GGCCTCTCCTGTCGTCTTCAGG AAAAAGACATGCTCTGCCTCCCTGGAAGTGTCGTGCCTGCCCCCGGTCCCGTGCTGGTGCCTACACACATGCAGACAGAAGTGGTGTTGCGCTGTCAGGAGGAGAGCAACTGTACCCCCTGCGTGCGAGTGAAGCTTCAGTTGGCCATACGGG GGAATCTGGAAGACGGCAAAGAGGGGAAAATCGGAGGAGGAACAGAAATGGTCTCGGGATCCTCAACCCGCaatg CCTCACTCCATGCTCATGTGGTCCTTTCCTTCCACACCTATCTCACTACCCGCTGCGCCCTGCTGGAGGTGGAGGTGCCTGACGCCTTGATCCAGCCCAGCCAGCAAGTG GGTTCCCTGGTGTTCGATTGTTTTGAAGCGGTGGTGGGGGGCGAGGTGAGGATCTGGTCCTACACGCTTCCACGATACCAGGCGGAGCTCAACCACACACAGCAGCTCCCAG ACTGCATCGGGCCAGATGTGCGAGACAGTGTCCAGAGCTGCTGGA ccctgccctggCTGAACGTCTCTGCAGAAGGAGATGCTGCCCAGTTGGTGCTGGATGTATCTGCTGGGCAGCACTACAGCCTGCTCCTGTACTGGAACCAGACCCAGGGTTCCCAGAAGTCCCGAGTCCACCAGGACTTG ACCGGACCCCAGACTATCACCCTGAACAATACTGACCTGGTTCCTTGCCTCTGCATCcag ATGTGGCCTCAGCTGCAGGATTCGATCAGAACCAGCCTCTGCCCCTTCCAGGAGG ATCCCAGAGCCCATAGAAACCTGTGGAGCCTGAGCCGACTGCAGCTGCAGTTGTTCGACATGACCCTGAGCTGGTTGGTGGAGGCGCCTTGTGCGGTGCCTGCAGAGGTGGCACTTTGTTGGAGGCTGGTGGACAGTGACCTCTGCCATTCTCTCCCTCCACACTTCCCACGGGAGAATCTTTCTGTGAAT AGTCCTCAGGAATACCCTATGCTGAAGGCCCATCCTAACCTATGTGTCCAG GTGTGGAGCAGGGGACAGCTCCAGCTTCAGGAGTGCCCCCCAGAGG ACGCTCTGGGCCCCCCTCGGGATGACGTGCTGCTGCTGGAGACCAGGGACACTCAGGAGACTGGTGCCTTCTGTGCCCTGGAACCCAGTGGCTGCACCCTGCTTCCCAGCACCACCCACACG AGAGTAGCTTTCCTTGGGGAGCAGCTGCTGAAGGACCTGCAGGCTGGTCAGTGTGTGCAG CTGTGGGATGGCCCGGTGGCCCTGTGGGTTTGCTCCCTGCAGAAAT ATACCCACGTGCGCTGGGCGCTGGCCTGGCTGGCCTGCCTGTTGACCGCGGCCTgcgtccttctccttctcctcctgctcaaaAGGGACAGGGTGAAAG ggTGGCTGCAAATCCTGAAGGAAGACTTCCGCTCTGGGG GGCCATGCCAGGGCCGCAGTACCCTGCTCCTCTACTCGCCCGACGACAGGGGCTTCGAGCGGCTAGTGGGCGCCTTGGCTTCGGCCCTGCACCGGCTGCAGCTCTCGGTGGCTGTGGATCTGTGGCACCGGCAGGAGCTGAGTGCCCGGGGTCCCCTGGCCTGGTTCCATGCACAAAGGCGGCAGGTTCTTCAGGATGGCGGCGTGGTGGTTCTGCTGTTCTCCCATGGCGCTGTGGCGTTCTGCCAGGAGTGGCTGCAAGCCGGCAGCCCCAGCGAGGTGCCTCCCGGAGCAGAGCCCCACGATGCCTTTGCCGCCTCCCTCAGCTGCGTGCTGCCCGACTTCTTggcgggccgggcggccggcCGCTATGTCGCAGTCTGCTTTGAGGAGCTGCTGCCTCCTCAGGCCGTGCCCGACCTCTTCCGCACGGTACCCATCTTTGCATTGCCTTCCCAGCTGCCTGCCTTCTTAGGGGCTCTGGAGGGGCCGGACAGGGCGTGTCGAGAAAGCCTCAAGTCTCACGCCGCCCAGATCGCCCAGAGCCTGCAGCCCGCTCTGCGGGAGTGCCTGCGGTCAGAGATCGCCCCCGCCCAGCCGGGCCCGGGCACTAGTCCCTTACCCAGGAAGCATTCTTATGGCCCCACAGACAATGAGTCCTCGGCCCTCTGA
- the IL17RC gene encoding interleukin-17 receptor C isoform X4 codes for MIVPWLLFSLVLCCSPGVLPLERLAGPEDDARCSQGLSCRLQEKDMLCLPGSVVPAPGPVLVPTHMQTEVVLRCQEESNCTPCVRVKLQLAIRGNLEDGKEGKIGGGTEMVSGSSTRNASLHAHVVLSFHTYLTTRCALLEVEVPDALIQPSQQVGSLVFDCFEAVVGGEVRIWSYTLPRYQAELNHTQQLPDCIGPDVRDSVQSCWTLPWLNVSAEGDAAQLVLDVSAGQHYSLLLYWNQTQGSQKSRVHQDLTGPQTITLNNTDLVPCLCIQMWPQLQDSIRTSLCPFQEDPRAHRNLWSLSRLQLQLFDMTLSWLVEAPCAVPAEVALCWRLVDSDLCHSLPPHFPRENLSVNSPQEYPMLKAHPNLCVQVWSRGQLQLQECPPEDALGPPRDDVLLLETRDTQETGAFCALEPSGCTLLPSTTHTRVAFLGEQLLKDLQAGQCVQLWDGPVALWVCSLQKYTHVRWALAWLACLLTAACVLLLLLLLKRDRVKGPCQGRSTLLLYSPDDRGFERLVGALASALHRLQLSVAVDLWHRQELSARGPLAWFHAQRRQVLQDGGVVVLLFSHGAVAFCQEWLQAGSPSEVPPGAEPHDAFAASLSCVLPDFLAGRAAGRYVAVCFEELLPPQAVPDLFRTVPIFALPSQLPAFLGALEGPDRACRESLKSHAAQIAQSLQPALRECLRSEIAPAQPGPGTSPLPRKHSYGPTDNESSAL; via the exons GGCCTCTCCTGTCGTCTTCAGG AAAAAGACATGCTCTGCCTCCCTGGAAGTGTCGTGCCTGCCCCCGGTCCCGTGCTGGTGCCTACACACATGCAGACAGAAGTGGTGTTGCGCTGTCAGGAGGAGAGCAACTGTACCCCCTGCGTGCGAGTGAAGCTTCAGTTGGCCATACGGG GGAATCTGGAAGACGGCAAAGAGGGGAAAATCGGAGGAGGAACAGAAATGGTCTCGGGATCCTCAACCCGCaatg CCTCACTCCATGCTCATGTGGTCCTTTCCTTCCACACCTATCTCACTACCCGCTGCGCCCTGCTGGAGGTGGAGGTGCCTGACGCCTTGATCCAGCCCAGCCAGCAAGTG GGTTCCCTGGTGTTCGATTGTTTTGAAGCGGTGGTGGGGGGCGAGGTGAGGATCTGGTCCTACACGCTTCCACGATACCAGGCGGAGCTCAACCACACACAGCAGCTCCCAG ACTGCATCGGGCCAGATGTGCGAGACAGTGTCCAGAGCTGCTGGA ccctgccctggCTGAACGTCTCTGCAGAAGGAGATGCTGCCCAGTTGGTGCTGGATGTATCTGCTGGGCAGCACTACAGCCTGCTCCTGTACTGGAACCAGACCCAGGGTTCCCAGAAGTCCCGAGTCCACCAGGACTTG ACCGGACCCCAGACTATCACCCTGAACAATACTGACCTGGTTCCTTGCCTCTGCATCcag ATGTGGCCTCAGCTGCAGGATTCGATCAGAACCAGCCTCTGCCCCTTCCAGGAGG ATCCCAGAGCCCATAGAAACCTGTGGAGCCTGAGCCGACTGCAGCTGCAGTTGTTCGACATGACCCTGAGCTGGTTGGTGGAGGCGCCTTGTGCGGTGCCTGCAGAGGTGGCACTTTGTTGGAGGCTGGTGGACAGTGACCTCTGCCATTCTCTCCCTCCACACTTCCCACGGGAGAATCTTTCTGTGAAT AGTCCTCAGGAATACCCTATGCTGAAGGCCCATCCTAACCTATGTGTCCAG GTGTGGAGCAGGGGACAGCTCCAGCTTCAGGAGTGCCCCCCAGAGG ACGCTCTGGGCCCCCCTCGGGATGACGTGCTGCTGCTGGAGACCAGGGACACTCAGGAGACTGGTGCCTTCTGTGCCCTGGAACCCAGTGGCTGCACCCTGCTTCCCAGCACCACCCACACG AGAGTAGCTTTCCTTGGGGAGCAGCTGCTGAAGGACCTGCAGGCTGGTCAGTGTGTGCAG CTGTGGGATGGCCCGGTGGCCCTGTGGGTTTGCTCCCTGCAGAAAT ATACCCACGTGCGCTGGGCGCTGGCCTGGCTGGCCTGCCTGTTGACCGCGGCCTgcgtccttctccttctcctcctgctcaaaAGGGACAGGGTGAAAG GGCCATGCCAGGGCCGCAGTACCCTGCTCCTCTACTCGCCCGACGACAGGGGCTTCGAGCGGCTAGTGGGCGCCTTGGCTTCGGCCCTGCACCGGCTGCAGCTCTCGGTGGCTGTGGATCTGTGGCACCGGCAGGAGCTGAGTGCCCGGGGTCCCCTGGCCTGGTTCCATGCACAAAGGCGGCAGGTTCTTCAGGATGGCGGCGTGGTGGTTCTGCTGTTCTCCCATGGCGCTGTGGCGTTCTGCCAGGAGTGGCTGCAAGCCGGCAGCCCCAGCGAGGTGCCTCCCGGAGCAGAGCCCCACGATGCCTTTGCCGCCTCCCTCAGCTGCGTGCTGCCCGACTTCTTggcgggccgggcggccggcCGCTATGTCGCAGTCTGCTTTGAGGAGCTGCTGCCTCCTCAGGCCGTGCCCGACCTCTTCCGCACGGTACCCATCTTTGCATTGCCTTCCCAGCTGCCTGCCTTCTTAGGGGCTCTGGAGGGGCCGGACAGGGCGTGTCGAGAAAGCCTCAAGTCTCACGCCGCCCAGATCGCCCAGAGCCTGCAGCCCGCTCTGCGGGAGTGCCTGCGGTCAGAGATCGCCCCCGCCCAGCCGGGCCCGGGCACTAGTCCCTTACCCAGGAAGCATTCTTATGGCCCCACAGACAATGAGTCCTCGGCCCTCTGA
- the IL17RC gene encoding interleukin-17 receptor C isoform X3, giving the protein MKPGPGCLWASVPGARSAQGSLRATASDAGPFARAVPCRDQSLEHGRCRFFPLLTEKDMLCLPGSVVPAPGPVLVPTHMQTEVVLRCQEESNCTPCVRVKLQLAIRGNLEDGKEGKIGGGTEMVSGSSTRNASLHAHVVLSFHTYLTTRCALLEVEVPDALIQPSQQVGSLVFDCFEAVVGGEVRIWSYTLPRYQAELNHTQQLPDCIGPDVRDSVQSCWTLPWLNVSAEGDAAQLVLDVSAGQHYSLLLYWNQTQGSQKSRVHQDLTGPQTITLNNTDLVPCLCIQMWPQLQDSIRTSLCPFQEDPRAHRNLWSLSRLQLQLFDMTLSWLVEAPCAVPAEVALCWRLVDSDLCHSLPPHFPRENLSVNSPQEYPMLKAHPNLCVQVWSRGQLQLQECPPEDALGPPRDDVLLLETRDTQETGAFCALEPSGCTLLPSTTHTRVAFLGEQLLKDLQAGQCVQLWDGPVALWVCSLQKYTHVRWALAWLACLLTAACVLLLLLLLKRDRVKGPCQGRSTLLLYSPDDRGFERLVGALASALHRLQLSVAVDLWHRQELSARGPLAWFHAQRRQVLQDGGVVVLLFSHGAVAFCQEWLQAGSPSEVPPGAEPHDAFAASLSCVLPDFLAGRAAGRYVAVCFEELLPPQAVPDLFRTVPIFALPSQLPAFLGALEGPDRACRESLKSHAAQIAQSLQPALRECLRSEIAPAQPGPGTSPLPRKHSYGPTDNESSAL; this is encoded by the exons ATGAAACCAGGCCCCGGCTGCCTGTGGGCTTCGGTGCCTGGTGCCAGGTCCGCCCAGGGCAGTCTGAGAGCCACCGCCTCGGATGCTGGCCCCTTTGCCCGGGCAGTGCCGTGCCGTGACCAGAGCCTGGAGCATGGTCGCTGccgcttcttccctctcctaacAGAAAAAGACATGCTCTGCCTCCCTGGAAGTGTCGTGCCTGCCCCCGGTCCCGTGCTGGTGCCTACACACATGCAGACAGAAGTGGTGTTGCGCTGTCAGGAGGAGAGCAACTGTACCCCCTGCGTGCGAGTGAAGCTTCAGTTGGCCATACGGG GGAATCTGGAAGACGGCAAAGAGGGGAAAATCGGAGGAGGAACAGAAATGGTCTCGGGATCCTCAACCCGCaatg CCTCACTCCATGCTCATGTGGTCCTTTCCTTCCACACCTATCTCACTACCCGCTGCGCCCTGCTGGAGGTGGAGGTGCCTGACGCCTTGATCCAGCCCAGCCAGCAAGTG GGTTCCCTGGTGTTCGATTGTTTTGAAGCGGTGGTGGGGGGCGAGGTGAGGATCTGGTCCTACACGCTTCCACGATACCAGGCGGAGCTCAACCACACACAGCAGCTCCCAG ACTGCATCGGGCCAGATGTGCGAGACAGTGTCCAGAGCTGCTGGA ccctgccctggCTGAACGTCTCTGCAGAAGGAGATGCTGCCCAGTTGGTGCTGGATGTATCTGCTGGGCAGCACTACAGCCTGCTCCTGTACTGGAACCAGACCCAGGGTTCCCAGAAGTCCCGAGTCCACCAGGACTTG ACCGGACCCCAGACTATCACCCTGAACAATACTGACCTGGTTCCTTGCCTCTGCATCcag ATGTGGCCTCAGCTGCAGGATTCGATCAGAACCAGCCTCTGCCCCTTCCAGGAGG ATCCCAGAGCCCATAGAAACCTGTGGAGCCTGAGCCGACTGCAGCTGCAGTTGTTCGACATGACCCTGAGCTGGTTGGTGGAGGCGCCTTGTGCGGTGCCTGCAGAGGTGGCACTTTGTTGGAGGCTGGTGGACAGTGACCTCTGCCATTCTCTCCCTCCACACTTCCCACGGGAGAATCTTTCTGTGAAT AGTCCTCAGGAATACCCTATGCTGAAGGCCCATCCTAACCTATGTGTCCAG GTGTGGAGCAGGGGACAGCTCCAGCTTCAGGAGTGCCCCCCAGAGG ACGCTCTGGGCCCCCCTCGGGATGACGTGCTGCTGCTGGAGACCAGGGACACTCAGGAGACTGGTGCCTTCTGTGCCCTGGAACCCAGTGGCTGCACCCTGCTTCCCAGCACCACCCACACG AGAGTAGCTTTCCTTGGGGAGCAGCTGCTGAAGGACCTGCAGGCTGGTCAGTGTGTGCAG CTGTGGGATGGCCCGGTGGCCCTGTGGGTTTGCTCCCTGCAGAAAT ATACCCACGTGCGCTGGGCGCTGGCCTGGCTGGCCTGCCTGTTGACCGCGGCCTgcgtccttctccttctcctcctgctcaaaAGGGACAGGGTGAAAG GGCCATGCCAGGGCCGCAGTACCCTGCTCCTCTACTCGCCCGACGACAGGGGCTTCGAGCGGCTAGTGGGCGCCTTGGCTTCGGCCCTGCACCGGCTGCAGCTCTCGGTGGCTGTGGATCTGTGGCACCGGCAGGAGCTGAGTGCCCGGGGTCCCCTGGCCTGGTTCCATGCACAAAGGCGGCAGGTTCTTCAGGATGGCGGCGTGGTGGTTCTGCTGTTCTCCCATGGCGCTGTGGCGTTCTGCCAGGAGTGGCTGCAAGCCGGCAGCCCCAGCGAGGTGCCTCCCGGAGCAGAGCCCCACGATGCCTTTGCCGCCTCCCTCAGCTGCGTGCTGCCCGACTTCTTggcgggccgggcggccggcCGCTATGTCGCAGTCTGCTTTGAGGAGCTGCTGCCTCCTCAGGCCGTGCCCGACCTCTTCCGCACGGTACCCATCTTTGCATTGCCTTCCCAGCTGCCTGCCTTCTTAGGGGCTCTGGAGGGGCCGGACAGGGCGTGTCGAGAAAGCCTCAAGTCTCACGCCGCCCAGATCGCCCAGAGCCTGCAGCCCGCTCTGCGGGAGTGCCTGCGGTCAGAGATCGCCCCCGCCCAGCCGGGCCCGGGCACTAGTCCCTTACCCAGGAAGCATTCTTATGGCCCCACAGACAATGAGTCCTCGGCCCTCTGA
- the IL17RC gene encoding interleukin-17 receptor C isoform X1 has translation MKPGPGCLWASVPGARSAQGSLRATASDAGPFARAVPCRDQSLEHGRCRFFPLLTEKDMLCLPGSVVPAPGPVLVPTHMQTEVVLRCQEESNCTPCVRVKLQLAIRGNLEDGKEGKIGGGTEMVSGSSTRNASLHAHVVLSFHTYLTTRCALLEVEVPDALIQPSQQVGSLVFDCFEAVVGGEVRIWSYTLPRYQAELNHTQQLPDCIGPDVRDSVQSCWTLPWLNVSAEGDAAQLVLDVSAGQHYSLLLYWNQTQGSQKSRVHQDLTGPQTITLNNTDLVPCLCIQMWPQLQDSIRTSLCPFQEDPRAHRNLWSLSRLQLQLFDMTLSWLVEAPCAVPAEVALCWRLVDSDLCHSLPPHFPRENLSVNSPQEYPMLKAHPNLCVQVWSRGQLQLQECPPEDALGPPRDDVLLLETRDTQETGAFCALEPSGCTLLPSTTHTRVAFLGEQLLKDLQAGQCVQLWDGPVALWVCSLQKYTHVRWALAWLACLLTAACVLLLLLLLKRDRVKGWLQILKEDFRSGGPCQGRSTLLLYSPDDRGFERLVGALASALHRLQLSVAVDLWHRQELSARGPLAWFHAQRRQVLQDGGVVVLLFSHGAVAFCQEWLQAGSPSEVPPGAEPHDAFAASLSCVLPDFLAGRAAGRYVAVCFEELLPPQAVPDLFRTVPIFALPSQLPAFLGALEGPDRACRESLKSHAAQIAQSLQPALRECLRSEIAPAQPGPGTSPLPRKHSYGPTDNESSAL, from the exons ATGAAACCAGGCCCCGGCTGCCTGTGGGCTTCGGTGCCTGGTGCCAGGTCCGCCCAGGGCAGTCTGAGAGCCACCGCCTCGGATGCTGGCCCCTTTGCCCGGGCAGTGCCGTGCCGTGACCAGAGCCTGGAGCATGGTCGCTGccgcttcttccctctcctaacAGAAAAAGACATGCTCTGCCTCCCTGGAAGTGTCGTGCCTGCCCCCGGTCCCGTGCTGGTGCCTACACACATGCAGACAGAAGTGGTGTTGCGCTGTCAGGAGGAGAGCAACTGTACCCCCTGCGTGCGAGTGAAGCTTCAGTTGGCCATACGGG GGAATCTGGAAGACGGCAAAGAGGGGAAAATCGGAGGAGGAACAGAAATGGTCTCGGGATCCTCAACCCGCaatg CCTCACTCCATGCTCATGTGGTCCTTTCCTTCCACACCTATCTCACTACCCGCTGCGCCCTGCTGGAGGTGGAGGTGCCTGACGCCTTGATCCAGCCCAGCCAGCAAGTG GGTTCCCTGGTGTTCGATTGTTTTGAAGCGGTGGTGGGGGGCGAGGTGAGGATCTGGTCCTACACGCTTCCACGATACCAGGCGGAGCTCAACCACACACAGCAGCTCCCAG ACTGCATCGGGCCAGATGTGCGAGACAGTGTCCAGAGCTGCTGGA ccctgccctggCTGAACGTCTCTGCAGAAGGAGATGCTGCCCAGTTGGTGCTGGATGTATCTGCTGGGCAGCACTACAGCCTGCTCCTGTACTGGAACCAGACCCAGGGTTCCCAGAAGTCCCGAGTCCACCAGGACTTG ACCGGACCCCAGACTATCACCCTGAACAATACTGACCTGGTTCCTTGCCTCTGCATCcag ATGTGGCCTCAGCTGCAGGATTCGATCAGAACCAGCCTCTGCCCCTTCCAGGAGG ATCCCAGAGCCCATAGAAACCTGTGGAGCCTGAGCCGACTGCAGCTGCAGTTGTTCGACATGACCCTGAGCTGGTTGGTGGAGGCGCCTTGTGCGGTGCCTGCAGAGGTGGCACTTTGTTGGAGGCTGGTGGACAGTGACCTCTGCCATTCTCTCCCTCCACACTTCCCACGGGAGAATCTTTCTGTGAAT AGTCCTCAGGAATACCCTATGCTGAAGGCCCATCCTAACCTATGTGTCCAG GTGTGGAGCAGGGGACAGCTCCAGCTTCAGGAGTGCCCCCCAGAGG ACGCTCTGGGCCCCCCTCGGGATGACGTGCTGCTGCTGGAGACCAGGGACACTCAGGAGACTGGTGCCTTCTGTGCCCTGGAACCCAGTGGCTGCACCCTGCTTCCCAGCACCACCCACACG AGAGTAGCTTTCCTTGGGGAGCAGCTGCTGAAGGACCTGCAGGCTGGTCAGTGTGTGCAG CTGTGGGATGGCCCGGTGGCCCTGTGGGTTTGCTCCCTGCAGAAAT ATACCCACGTGCGCTGGGCGCTGGCCTGGCTGGCCTGCCTGTTGACCGCGGCCTgcgtccttctccttctcctcctgctcaaaAGGGACAGGGTGAAAG ggTGGCTGCAAATCCTGAAGGAAGACTTCCGCTCTGGGG GGCCATGCCAGGGCCGCAGTACCCTGCTCCTCTACTCGCCCGACGACAGGGGCTTCGAGCGGCTAGTGGGCGCCTTGGCTTCGGCCCTGCACCGGCTGCAGCTCTCGGTGGCTGTGGATCTGTGGCACCGGCAGGAGCTGAGTGCCCGGGGTCCCCTGGCCTGGTTCCATGCACAAAGGCGGCAGGTTCTTCAGGATGGCGGCGTGGTGGTTCTGCTGTTCTCCCATGGCGCTGTGGCGTTCTGCCAGGAGTGGCTGCAAGCCGGCAGCCCCAGCGAGGTGCCTCCCGGAGCAGAGCCCCACGATGCCTTTGCCGCCTCCCTCAGCTGCGTGCTGCCCGACTTCTTggcgggccgggcggccggcCGCTATGTCGCAGTCTGCTTTGAGGAGCTGCTGCCTCCTCAGGCCGTGCCCGACCTCTTCCGCACGGTACCCATCTTTGCATTGCCTTCCCAGCTGCCTGCCTTCTTAGGGGCTCTGGAGGGGCCGGACAGGGCGTGTCGAGAAAGCCTCAAGTCTCACGCCGCCCAGATCGCCCAGAGCCTGCAGCCCGCTCTGCGGGAGTGCCTGCGGTCAGAGATCGCCCCCGCCCAGCCGGGCCCGGGCACTAGTCCCTTACCCAGGAAGCATTCTTATGGCCCCACAGACAATGAGTCCTCGGCCCTCTGA